The following proteins are co-located in the Osmia lignaria lignaria isolate PbOS001 chromosome 12, iyOsmLign1, whole genome shotgun sequence genome:
- the LOC117602795 gene encoding uncharacterized protein LOC117602795 isoform X6 encodes MLLESSRSLPGRKRNGLTLSSFGGGGGGGGGGGGGGGGGGGGCGGGAGSEEDDEESRHPFLARKMQTEGTAASAVSTSLSSGCTRDDGDDSSSPSPNSSLLNNLNNNCNSNRQCATDFSIAAIMARDSRQQQQSQSQSSPSPQQQQQQSLQSPQQSQQQQQQTQQPSHHHRQLQQQAVGGGKLHQHEREPSVSGVVRGAPVIQEPIVAEDDPETDDTGSTSGKAASPVNPLLQERSNCEELRHVVCHLETKDLWDKFNELGTEMIITKTGRRMFPTCRVSFNGLKADSRYAVLMDIVPVDNKRYRYAYHRSSWLVAGKADPPAPARLYVHPDSPFTGEQLRKQVVSFEKVKLTNNDMDRHGHRGVNLPMNRNDLQLVLNSMHKYQPRIHLVKRPDSGTAKPITDLEKEPHKTFIFPEAIFTAVTAYQNQLITKLKIDSNPFAKGFRDSSRLTDFESFPFRETMESMLAEQQTLRFPHRLPFEMEQLQAGAVSNLSLEEKALWAARSQMLLRAAAAVAVSPYAQLVGPAALVYPGASSAGTSHQQQQQHQQQQQQQQQQQLGHLWWASSIGPTLFAAAHHQHQQQQQQQQQQLAGSSSQSANAGPAAPRPLYPSALALAHHRFSPYHTAAAPKSSTPLGTSLSPSRRATPSPTDSLGRDAQDLSPS; translated from the exons ATGTTGCTGGAGTCGTCGCGAAGTCTCCCCGGCAGGAAGAGAAACGGATTGACCCTGTCTTCGTtcggtggtggcggtggcggtggtggcggtggcggtggcggaggCGGAGGCGGAGGTGGCGGCTGCGGCGGTGGTGCCGGCAGCGAAGAGGACGACGAGGAATCTCGACATCCGTTTCTTGCGAGGAAAATGCAAACCGAGGGCACCGCCGCCTCCGCGGTTTCCACCAGCTTGTCGTCCGGATGCACGcgcgacgacggcgacgacagCTCCAGCCCCTCGCCCAACAGCAGTCTCTTGAACAATCTGAACAACAACTGCAACTCGAACCGTCAATGTGCCACCGACTTTAGCATCGCGGCCATCATGGCTCGAGACTCGCGGCAGCAGCAACAATCGCAATCGCAGTCCTCGCCGTCgccgcagcagcagcaacaacaatctTTGCAATCGCCTCAACAatcgcagcagcaacagcagcaaacTCAACAACCATCGCATCATCATCGGCAGTTGCAGCAACAAGCCGTCGGCGGAGGGAAACTGCACCAACACG AGAGGGAACCGAGCGTGTCTGGCGTGGTCCGCGGCGCTCCGGTGATCCAGGAACCGATCGTCGCCGAGGACGATCCGGAAACGGACGATACCGGAAGCACAAGCGGCAAAGCCGCATCCCCCGTCAATCCTCTGCTTCAGGAACGTTCCAACTGCGAGGAGCTCAGGCACGTGGTGTGCCATCTCGAGACTAAAGACTTGTGGGACAAGTTCAACGAGTTGGGCACCGAGATGATCATCACCAAGACTGGAAG GAGGATGTTCCCGACCTGCCGAGTGTCGTTCAACGGATTGAAGGCGGACAGCCGGTACGCGGTGCTGATGGACATCGTTCCCGTGGACAACAAGAGGTATCGTTACGCTTATCACAGAAGCTCCTGGTTGGTTGCCGGGAAGGCGGATCCACCGGCACCGGCGAGGCTCTACGTGCATCCGGACTCACCTTTTACGGGGGAACAGCTTCGAAAGCAGGTCGTCTCGTTCGAGAAAGTCAAGCTGACCAACAACGACATGGACAGGCACGGACAC CGCGGCGTGAATCTACCGATGAATCGCAACGATTTGCAGCTGGTGTTGAACTCGATGCACAAATACCAGCCGAGGATCCACCTGGTGAAGCGACCGGACTCGGGCACCGCCAAGCCGATAACCGACCTCGAGAAGGAACCTCACAAGACCTTCATATTCCCGGAGGCGATATTCACCGCTGTCACCGCCTATCAGAATCAACTC ATCACGAAACTGAAGATCGACAGTAACCCGTTCGCCAAGGGTTTCCGGGACTCGTCCAGGCTGACCGATTTCGAGAG CTTCCCTTTCAGGGAGACGATGGAGTCGATGCTGGCGGAGCAGCAGACGCTGAGGTTTCCTCATCGACTGCCCTTCGAGATGGAGCAACTTCAAGCGGGCGCGGTGAGCAATCTGAGCCTCGAGGAGAAGGCGTTGTGGGCGGCGCGGTCTCAGATGTTGCTTAGGGCCGCGGCCGCGGTCGCGGTCAGCCCTTACGCTCAGCTGGTAGGTCCCGCGGCCTTGGTATATCCTGGTGCCTCGTCGGCCGGCACCAGCcatcagcagcaacagcagcaccagcagcaacagcaacagcagcagcaacaacagttGGGACACCTGTGGTGGGCGTCCTCGATCGGACCTACCCTGTTCGCGGCCGCCCATCACCAGCaccaacaacagcagcaacaacagcaacagcaattAGCCGGGTCGAGTTCGCAGAGTGCGAACGCGGGTCCAGCCGCCCCACGACCGCTCTACCCTTCGGCCCTGGCCCTGGCGCACCATCGATTCTCCCCGTATCACACCGCCGCCGCTCCCAAGTCGTCCACACCCCTCGGTACCTCGCTCTCGCCCTCCAGGAGAGCTACGCCCTCTCCTACGGACAGCCTCGGGAGGGACGCTCAGGACTTGTCGCCGTCGTAG